In one window of Zhongshania aliphaticivorans DNA:
- a CDS encoding SDR family oxidoreductase, with protein MTALTIVLTGASGGIGSAVAKMMSAAGHRLILVGRNPQPLNDLRDMLDGSARHTTVVADLLQAADRKRLVTQCKQDCSKVDVLINNAGVSHFGLLENISDQAMADMLNTNVLAPVLIVRDLLPLLSRSSNATIINIGSTFGSIGYPGFSGYSASKFALRGFTEALRRELAEQLITVHYLAPRAVDTPMNSASVKALNAELGNAMDPPEIVAAACHALLKARDGRNRYLGWPERFFVRINALIPALVDVTLRKQLRTIQKYSRPEA; from the coding sequence ATGACAGCACTCACTATTGTATTAACTGGCGCTAGTGGTGGAATAGGTAGCGCGGTCGCTAAAATGATGTCCGCAGCTGGACACCGCTTGATATTGGTTGGCCGTAATCCACAACCCCTTAACGACTTGCGCGACATGCTCGACGGGAGCGCTCGCCACACCACGGTTGTCGCCGATCTGCTCCAGGCGGCAGACCGAAAACGGCTTGTTACACAGTGCAAGCAAGACTGCAGCAAAGTCGATGTGTTGATTAACAACGCTGGAGTATCGCATTTTGGTTTACTGGAAAATATTAGCGACCAAGCGATGGCCGATATGCTTAACACCAACGTACTGGCCCCAGTACTTATTGTTCGCGATCTGTTGCCGCTACTCAGTAGGAGCTCCAATGCTACAATTATTAACATTGGCTCAACTTTTGGCAGCATTGGCTACCCTGGCTTTAGTGGCTATAGCGCCAGTAAGTTCGCGCTGCGTGGTTTTACCGAGGCACTGCGTCGCGAATTGGCGGAGCAATTAATTACAGTGCACTATCTAGCTCCCCGCGCAGTCGATACCCCTATGAACTCCGCATCTGTCAAGGCACTTAATGCCGAGCTAGGGAACGCGATGGACCCACCAGAGATCGTCGCCGCGGCTTGTCACGCGTTATTAAAAGCACGTGATGGTCGGAATCGATACTTGGGCTGGCCCGAACGCTTCTTTGTCAGAATCAACGCATTAATCCCAGCGTTAGTGGACGTTACGCTGCGTAAACAATTGCGCACAATTCAGAAATACAGTCGACCTGAAGCTTAG
- a CDS encoding tetratricopeptide repeat protein: MKHIYLLLIYTLFTTQSLIALATDSSVQALQLRWAQISYQLPSNEREEAFEVLIKEVDELISVYPNNAELRTWRGIIKSSSAGAQGGLGALSLVKEAKRDLERAIAIDSKVLNGAAYTSLGSLYYQVPGWPISFGNDKKAKEYLLRGLDIAPTDIDANYFYADFLYQSGQYTSALSYLEQALQAAPRLGRTLADEGRRAEIQTLLKKTKEKIQ; this comes from the coding sequence TTGAAGCACATTTACTTATTATTGATCTATACTCTATTTACTACGCAGTCACTTATCGCTCTCGCTACTGACTCGTCAGTGCAAGCGCTACAATTGCGCTGGGCGCAAATTAGTTATCAGCTTCCTAGCAATGAGCGGGAAGAGGCCTTCGAGGTATTGATCAAAGAAGTTGATGAATTGATATCGGTATATCCCAACAACGCAGAGTTGCGGACATGGCGCGGGATTATCAAGTCGTCAAGCGCTGGAGCCCAGGGCGGGCTGGGGGCGTTGTCATTGGTCAAAGAGGCGAAGCGGGACTTGGAGCGCGCGATAGCAATTGATAGCAAGGTGCTTAACGGAGCTGCCTATACCTCGTTAGGCTCCTTGTACTACCAAGTCCCTGGTTGGCCTATCAGTTTCGGGAATGATAAAAAGGCAAAAGAATATTTGCTCAGAGGGCTGGATATCGCACCTACCGATATAGATGCTAACTACTTTTACGCCGACTTTCTCTACCAGTCAGGGCAGTATACGTCCGCTCTCAGCTATTTGGAGCAAGCGCTGCAAGCGGCACCACGCTTAGGGCGGACACTCGCTGATGAAGGCCGCCGCGCAGAAATACAGACTTTGTTGAAAAAAACTAAAGAGAAAATACAGTAA
- a CDS encoding response regulator transcription factor, protein MRLLLIEDDQSLANGMITALKRGGYAVDHTSKGIEGLSLFRAIPPDLLILDLGLPDISGIEVLKSLRQNKHDTPILILTARDAIDEKIAGLDAGADDYMTKPFAVDELMARLRVLGRRNAPALSSEITVGELSLNLANHEIQYRGVTTALSRREFSLLRALAERPGQVFSREQLEEKLYSWGEAVSSNTIDVHIHNLRKKLSQELIKNIRGVGYTLRTNP, encoded by the coding sequence GTGCGACTACTCTTGATAGAAGATGACCAATCATTAGCCAACGGGATGATTACCGCGTTAAAGCGCGGTGGCTATGCTGTGGACCATACCTCTAAAGGGATCGAGGGGCTCAGCCTATTTCGAGCGATTCCCCCAGACCTTCTCATACTTGATTTGGGGCTACCTGATATTTCGGGTATCGAGGTTCTTAAATCACTACGTCAGAACAAGCACGACACGCCGATATTGATACTCACAGCGCGGGATGCGATCGACGAAAAAATTGCAGGGCTCGATGCAGGCGCCGACGATTATATGACCAAGCCATTTGCCGTTGATGAGCTCATGGCTCGACTGCGGGTACTTGGCCGCCGCAATGCACCAGCATTGAGTAGCGAAATCACAGTTGGCGAGCTCTCACTCAATCTTGCCAACCATGAAATTCAGTATCGTGGGGTCACTACTGCCTTGTCACGTCGCGAGTTTTCACTGCTACGTGCATTAGCGGAGCGGCCTGGACAGGTATTTAGCCGCGAACAACTCGAAGAAAAACTTTACAGTTGGGGCGAAGCAGTTAGCAGCAACACTATTGATGTACACATTCACAATTTGCGGAAAAAACTCTCTCAAGAATTAATCAAAAACATTCGCGGCGTGGGTTACACACTAAGGACCAACCCTTGA